A single region of the Pseudomonas mandelii genome encodes:
- the znuA gene encoding zinc ABC transporter substrate-binding protein ZnuA, with amino-acid sequence MSDAALPRLSSLLPAVTLTWLVAASAFAEPRVLTSIKPLQLIAAAVQDGVGTPDVLLPAGASPHHYTLRPSDLRQVKEADLVYWIGPDLEGFLPTVLEGRKGKSVAVQDMQGLHLRHFGEEHRHDDEPVGDQSEGHDAKEQATELQVDNHDQLHRPGALDAHLWLRPENARLIAKHMASDLALVDPGNAARYQANLDAFEQRLKTLDIKLKARLKPLEGKPFFVFHQAFDYFEEAYGLQHTGVFAINAEVPPGARHVAEMRERLKAAGPTCIFSEPPMRPRLAQTLSDGLPVHFAELDALGFGLKPLSNNYEQLLMNLSDGLAGCLDQL; translated from the coding sequence ATGAGTGATGCCGCCTTGCCTCGCCTCTCTTCCCTTTTGCCCGCCGTGACCCTGACTTGGTTGGTGGCCGCCTCGGCCTTCGCCGAACCCCGTGTTCTAACCAGCATCAAACCGCTGCAACTCATTGCTGCGGCCGTGCAGGACGGTGTCGGGACACCTGATGTGTTACTACCAGCCGGTGCTTCACCTCACCATTACACGTTACGTCCTTCGGACTTGCGTCAGGTAAAAGAAGCAGACCTGGTTTACTGGATCGGGCCAGACTTGGAGGGCTTTCTGCCTACCGTACTTGAGGGCCGAAAGGGCAAGAGCGTGGCTGTGCAGGACATGCAGGGGCTGCACCTAAGGCATTTTGGCGAGGAGCATCGACATGACGACGAGCCTGTCGGAGATCAATCTGAGGGGCATGATGCAAAAGAGCAGGCAACAGAATTGCAGGTCGATAATCATGACCAACTTCATCGACCCGGTGCACTGGATGCCCACCTCTGGCTGAGACCTGAGAATGCACGGTTGATCGCCAAACACATGGCTTCGGATCTGGCTCTTGTCGATCCAGGCAATGCCGCTCGCTACCAAGCAAATCTGGATGCCTTCGAGCAACGCTTAAAAACCCTCGATATCAAACTAAAAGCGCGCCTCAAGCCGCTGGAAGGCAAACCGTTCTTCGTCTTCCACCAGGCTTTCGACTACTTTGAGGAGGCCTACGGATTGCAGCACACTGGAGTTTTCGCAATCAACGCCGAGGTCCCGCCTGGTGCACGCCACGTCGCAGAGATGCGAGAGCGCCTCAAGGCTGCTGGACCTACCTGTATATTTAGCGAACCACCCATGCGTCCACGTCTGGCGCAAACCTTGAGCGATGGCCTGCCAGTGCATTTTGCCGAACTAGATGCGCTGGGCTTTGGTCTAAAACCCTTGTCCAACAACTACGAGCAATTGCTGATGAATCTCAGCGATGGTCTTGCTGGGTGTCTTGATCAACTTTGA
- a CDS encoding chromate resistance protein ChrB domain-containing protein — translation MRWITRERPKIDRVACPWLITRFIDPQAEFLYVPSGDVLRIAAEKDATPYDIPGVELTHEGELCSFDAFVKKYQLNEPALQQLAKIVRGADTSRLDLTPQSAGLYAISLGLSQRYSDDHEMLSHGLILYDALYAWCKECQGESHNWPPQM, via the coding sequence ATGAGGTGGATTACCCGTGAACGACCCAAGATCGATCGGGTTGCTTGTCCTTGGCTGATCACTCGCTTTATCGATCCACAGGCCGAGTTCTTGTACGTACCCAGCGGTGATGTGCTGCGGATTGCAGCTGAGAAAGATGCGACACCCTACGACATTCCGGGCGTAGAGCTTACCCATGAGGGTGAGTTGTGCAGCTTCGACGCGTTTGTGAAGAAGTACCAGCTCAATGAGCCCGCCTTGCAGCAGCTCGCGAAGATCGTGCGGGGAGCAGATACCTCTCGTCTGGATCTGACGCCACAATCGGCTGGGCTGTACGCCATCTCACTGGGGCTGTCGCAGCGATATTCCGATGATCATGAAATGCTTTCGCATGGACTGATCCTGTACGACGCGCTTTATGCCTGGTGCAAGGAATGCCAAGGTGAATCGCACAACTGGCCTCCTCAAATGTAA
- a CDS encoding MFS transporter, producing MLKILANRTYRHLFLAQVIALVGTGLATVALGLLAFDLAGAQAGAVLGTALAIKMTAYIGVAPIAAAFAERLPRRAMLVSLDLIRAVVALALPFVTEVWQIYVLIFVLQSASAAFTPTFQATIPDILPDEDDYTRALSLSRLAYDLESVASPMLAAALLTVISFHNLFAGTVIGFLASAALVATVLLPKAKPTPRRSIYERTTRGLRIFLATPRLRGLLALNLTVAAASAMVIVNTVVLVQSRFALPQSSTALALAAFGGGSMVAALVLPRLLKNIKDRTAMLFGGGILVAGLAVGINLTTYNFLLPLWMVLGVGYSLAQTPSGRLLRRSAHAEDRPALFAAQFALSHACWLITYPLAGWLGANISLTASFVGLVVVAGSALAVSIVIWRPAHDQESIRHSHENLSDDHTHLDGHSGTDHEHPYVIDDQHRRWPNR from the coding sequence ATGCTGAAAATCCTAGCCAACCGCACCTACCGTCATCTCTTTCTCGCCCAAGTAATCGCGCTCGTAGGGACTGGACTCGCCACCGTCGCGCTGGGGCTACTGGCATTCGATCTTGCGGGCGCCCAAGCGGGCGCCGTCCTCGGTACAGCCTTGGCGATTAAAATGACGGCCTACATCGGCGTGGCGCCGATTGCCGCCGCTTTTGCAGAACGCCTACCCCGTCGAGCGATGCTGGTCTCGCTGGATTTGATACGTGCCGTGGTTGCACTGGCGTTGCCGTTCGTGACCGAAGTCTGGCAAATCTATGTGCTGATTTTCGTCCTTCAGTCCGCCTCGGCAGCGTTCACTCCGACGTTCCAGGCGACCATTCCAGACATACTGCCGGATGAGGACGATTACACCCGCGCCTTGTCGCTATCACGTCTCGCCTACGATCTTGAAAGTGTCGCCAGCCCAATGCTCGCCGCCGCGTTGCTGACCGTGATCAGCTTCCATAACCTGTTCGCCGGCACCGTCATCGGGTTCCTTGCCTCAGCGGCCTTGGTCGCCACAGTACTCCTGCCAAAGGCGAAACCGACGCCACGACGCAGCATCTACGAACGAACCACTCGTGGCCTGCGCATATTCCTGGCCACTCCTCGCTTGCGGGGGCTGCTGGCTCTCAATCTGACGGTAGCGGCTGCTAGTGCAATGGTCATCGTCAACACCGTAGTGCTGGTGCAGTCGCGCTTCGCTCTGCCTCAGAGTTCTACGGCATTAGCGCTGGCTGCGTTTGGTGGCGGCTCGATGGTCGCTGCCCTGGTCTTGCCTCGATTGTTGAAAAACATCAAAGACCGAACGGCCATGCTGTTTGGCGGAGGCATATTGGTCGCAGGCTTAGCGGTTGGCATCAACCTGACCACCTACAACTTTCTGCTGCCGCTGTGGATGGTGCTTGGGGTGGGCTACTCCTTGGCCCAGACTCCGAGCGGTCGACTGTTGCGTCGCTCTGCACATGCCGAAGATCGCCCGGCGTTGTTTGCCGCCCAATTTGCGCTATCCCATGCCTGCTGGTTGATTACCTACCCATTGGCGGGATGGCTGGGTGCCAACATCAGCCTCACGGCCTCGTTTGTTGGGCTCGTTGTCGTGGCAGGTAGCGCATTGGCGGTCAGCATCGTGATCTGGCGTCCGGCCCATGATCAAGAGAGTATCAGGCACAGCCATGAGAATCTGTCGGATGACCATACTCACCTGGACGGACACAGCGGCACCGATCATGAACATCCATATGTCATTGATGATCAACATCGTCGCTGGCCGAATAGGTAA
- a CDS encoding YHYH domain-containing protein, whose translation MSGKQRGSCLLDEGNWPYSARRERSHEYKNMSMEQALMKLSALLIAALLSISSAAAFAHSGGTDSKGCHRNHKTNDYHCH comes from the coding sequence ATGTCAGGGAAACAGCGAGGAAGTTGCTTGCTCGATGAAGGCAATTGGCCATACTCTGCAAGGCGTGAGAGGTCTCACGAGTATAAAAACATGAGCATGGAGCAAGCCCTGATGAAACTGTCTGCCCTTTTGATCGCCGCTTTACTTTCGATTTCGTCCGCTGCTGCCTTCGCGCATAGTGGTGGTACTGATTCAAAAGGTTGCCATCGCAACCATAAAACGAACGACTACCACTGCCACTAA
- a CDS encoding tetratricopeptide repeat protein — MHARHVPVYLVLLGVLNTVYAGFDEGFSAFQRGDFTAALREWRPLAEQGNAAAQSNLGMMYVQGKGVPQDFKEAIKWYRLAAEQGAALARSNLGVLYANGYGVPQNHVVAYALFSLAAASAPDSIALEERDRITASMTPQEIEAAQKLTQDMSGNPIKAIDAYLH, encoded by the coding sequence ATGCACGCCCGCCATGTACCAGTTTACCTTGTGCTGCTTGGTGTTCTGAACACGGTCTATGCAGGTTTCGATGAAGGTTTCTCGGCTTTTCAGCGAGGAGATTTCACCGCCGCTTTACGTGAATGGCGACCTTTAGCTGAACAGGGCAACGCTGCCGCACAATCCAACCTCGGAATGATGTACGTCCAGGGCAAAGGCGTGCCGCAGGACTTCAAGGAGGCCATCAAGTGGTATCGCCTCGCTGCCGAGCAGGGGGCAGCCCTCGCTCGATCCAACCTCGGAGTGCTATACGCCAATGGTTATGGGGTGCCGCAGAATCACGTGGTAGCTTATGCGCTCTTTAGCCTGGCGGCCGCGAGCGCTCCTGACAGCATTGCGTTAGAAGAGCGCGATAGGATTACCGCTTCAATGACGCCACAAGAGATTGAGGCCGCGCAGAAGCTGACGCAGGACATGTCTGGCAATCCCATCAAAGCCATAGATGCGTATCTTCACTGA
- the chrA gene encoding chromate efflux transporter — protein sequence MSKVLAPEVEEDMSRPEPISLREAFWFWLKLGFISFGGPAGQISIMHQELVERRRWISERRFLHALNYCMLLPGPEAQQLATYIGWLMHRTWGGVIAGALFVLPSLFILIALSWMYIAFGDVPAVAGLFYGIKPAVTAIVVQAAHRIGSRALKNNWLWAIAAASFTAIFAFNVPFPLIVLGAALIGYVGGRLAPEKFRAGGHSAAKKSFGPALIDDDTPSPEHARFSWLKLASLALIGAVLWALPMGILTALFGWEGTLTQMSWFFTKAALLTFGGAYAVLPYVYQGAVGHYGWLTPTQMIDGLALGETTPGPLIMVVAFVGFVGAYVLQVFGADQVFLAGAVAAALVTWFTFLPSFLFILAGGPLVESTHNELKFTAPLTAITAAVVGVILNLACFFGYHVLWPKGFSGNLDWPSALIAIAAAIALFRFKRGVIQVLMACALVGLAVHLLR from the coding sequence ATGAGTAAGGTTTTGGCACCAGAGGTTGAAGAGGATATGTCGAGGCCTGAACCGATTAGTCTGCGTGAGGCGTTCTGGTTCTGGCTGAAGCTCGGCTTCATCAGTTTCGGCGGGCCAGCCGGACAGATCTCGATCATGCACCAGGAGCTGGTGGAACGGCGACGCTGGATTTCCGAGCGCAGATTCCTGCATGCCCTCAATTACTGCATGTTGTTGCCTGGGCCTGAAGCTCAGCAGTTAGCAACCTACATTGGCTGGCTAATGCATCGAACCTGGGGCGGAGTTATTGCGGGTGCTTTGTTTGTACTGCCCTCACTTTTCATCCTGATCGCTCTTTCGTGGATGTATATCGCCTTTGGCGATGTCCCCGCGGTGGCCGGACTTTTCTATGGGATCAAACCCGCCGTAACGGCCATCGTGGTGCAGGCGGCACATAGAATCGGCTCTCGGGCATTGAAGAACAATTGGCTGTGGGCAATAGCGGCGGCTTCATTTACCGCGATCTTTGCATTCAATGTTCCGTTCCCGCTGATCGTCTTGGGGGCCGCGTTAATCGGCTATGTCGGAGGTCGCCTGGCTCCCGAGAAGTTCAGAGCTGGGGGGCATAGCGCCGCCAAAAAGTCCTTCGGCCCAGCCTTGATCGATGACGACACTCCGTCCCCGGAACATGCCCGGTTCAGCTGGTTGAAATTGGCATCGCTCGCACTGATCGGCGCCGTGCTATGGGCTTTGCCGATGGGGATTTTGACCGCCCTCTTTGGTTGGGAAGGAACCTTGACCCAGATGAGCTGGTTCTTTACCAAGGCGGCATTACTGACCTTTGGCGGAGCCTACGCAGTGCTCCCATACGTCTACCAAGGCGCGGTCGGTCACTATGGCTGGCTAACCCCGACGCAGATGATCGACGGGCTGGCTCTGGGGGAAACCACGCCAGGGCCGCTGATCATGGTGGTGGCTTTCGTCGGCTTTGTCGGGGCCTATGTCTTGCAAGTATTCGGTGCCGATCAAGTATTTCTGGCGGGAGCTGTGGCCGCCGCCCTAGTGACCTGGTTCACCTTTCTACCATCGTTCCTGTTCATCCTCGCGGGTGGCCCGCTGGTGGAGTCGACCCACAACGAACTCAAGTTCACGGCACCCCTTACCGCCATTACGGCGGCGGTGGTGGGAGTTATCCTCAATCTGGCGTGTTTCTTCGGCTATCACGTACTTTGGCCGAAAGGCTTCAGCGGTAACCTGGACTGGCCCTCCGCGTTGATCGCGATTGCTGCGGCGATTGCCTTGTTCCGCTTCAAGCGAGGCGTCATTCAGGTACTGATGGCCTGCGCGCTCGTCGGGTTGGCTGTGCATTTGCTGCGCTAG